The Nocardioides humi genome includes a region encoding these proteins:
- a CDS encoding CoA transferase subunit A codes for MSRKPRDKQMTIDEVVASLENGMTIGIGGWGPRRKPMALVRALYNSDLTDLTIVSWGGADVGLLARAGKIRRLVYAFVSLDTVPLEPNFQRARQAAAIPEVVELDEGMFQTGLRAAAQRLPFLPMRAGLGSDVLVNNPWIRTVTSPYDEGHGHEELVAVPALRLDAALVHLNRADQHGNASYLGPDPYFDDLFAMAADRTYVSVEQVVDTAGLTVDTPVQRLLLSRMMVTGVVETPHGAHFTTCTPDYERDERFQRAYAAAASGSDEDWQAFHDRFLAGDEASYQAAVQAFTEESRKESAR; via the coding sequence GTGAGCCGCAAGCCACGCGACAAGCAGATGACCATCGACGAGGTGGTCGCGTCCCTCGAGAACGGGATGACCATCGGCATCGGCGGCTGGGGCCCGCGGCGCAAGCCGATGGCGCTGGTCCGCGCGCTCTACAACTCCGACCTGACCGACCTGACGATCGTCAGCTGGGGCGGCGCCGACGTGGGCCTGCTCGCCCGCGCGGGCAAGATCCGCAGGCTGGTCTACGCGTTCGTCTCCCTCGACACCGTCCCGCTCGAGCCGAACTTCCAGCGCGCCCGCCAGGCCGCCGCTATCCCGGAGGTCGTCGAGCTCGACGAGGGCATGTTCCAGACCGGCCTGCGCGCCGCCGCGCAGCGGCTGCCGTTCCTCCCGATGCGCGCCGGCCTCGGCTCCGACGTCCTGGTCAACAACCCCTGGATCCGGACCGTCACCAGCCCGTACGACGAGGGGCACGGCCACGAGGAGCTGGTCGCGGTCCCCGCGCTCCGGCTCGACGCCGCCCTCGTCCACCTCAACCGCGCCGACCAGCACGGCAACGCGTCGTACCTCGGGCCGGATCCGTACTTCGACGACCTGTTCGCGATGGCCGCCGACCGGACCTACGTCAGCGTCGAGCAGGTCGTCGACACCGCCGGCCTGACGGTCGACACGCCGGTCCAGCGGCTGCTGCTCAGCCGGATGATGGTCACCGGCGTCGTCGAGACGCCCCACGGGGCGCACTTCACCACCTGCACGCCCGACTACGAGCGCGACGAGCGGTTCCAGCGCGCCTACGCCGCGGCCGCGTCCGGATCCGACGAGGACTGGCAGGCGTTCCACGACCGCTTCCTGGCGGGTGACGAGGCGTCGTACCAGGCAGCCGTCCAGGCCTTCACCGAGGAGTCGCGGAAGGAGAGCGCCCGATGA